Proteins from a genomic interval of Methanofollis formosanus:
- a CDS encoding DUF4367 domain-containing protein, with amino-acid sequence MFIVLLVAAVLAAGCNAPSAAEVQTQVARVHDGTAGFSALVDLAAQDWNTTARISSEDGERYRFEYLEGEYAGTLVVNDGRRVWIYDPTAGNAAVIPAAYASSLFADTVRQAQTGREVYQAAVAAVVEGPLSSVAEGKCDGRPVYEVEVRGDGPIGTAPIGGRDEVYGVRAVIDAGAWTLVEASLLDGGGREVIAAQYAEVDLDPAFPAETFVFEPPPGTNVTLARTFALTPILVESLDELETFAGPGIPAPSWIPEGYAFVEAHHIPALSTTVIYAREDDADQIRLTVRPADLPVPPVPEDAEEVMVDGVEARYFREDGAAIFVWSDGTTAYRLGGPERREVMVRIATSVGPLEGRT; translated from the coding sequence ATGTTCATCGTCCTACTCGTCGCCGCGGTGCTTGCCGCCGGGTGCAACGCCCCCTCTGCAGCGGAGGTGCAGACGCAGGTCGCCCGGGTTCATGACGGGACCGCCGGCTTCTCGGCCCTTGTTGATCTGGCCGCCCAGGACTGGAACACCACGGCCAGGATCTCTTCTGAAGACGGGGAGCGCTACCGTTTCGAGTATCTCGAAGGCGAGTACGCCGGGACCCTCGTCGTCAACGACGGCAGGAGGGTCTGGATCTATGACCCGACCGCGGGCAACGCCGCGGTGATCCCGGCAGCATATGCCAGCTCTCTCTTCGCCGACACCGTCAGGCAGGCGCAGACCGGACGGGAGGTGTACCAGGCGGCGGTGGCCGCCGTCGTGGAGGGCCCTCTCTCCTCCGTTGCAGAGGGGAAGTGCGATGGCCGTCCGGTCTATGAGGTGGAGGTAAGAGGCGACGGTCCGATCGGGACGGCGCCGATCGGCGGGCGCGACGAGGTCTATGGCGTGCGGGCGGTGATCGATGCCGGGGCCTGGACCCTGGTCGAGGCGTCTCTCCTGGATGGAGGGGGGCGCGAGGTGATCGCCGCGCAGTATGCGGAGGTCGATCTGGACCCGGCATTCCCTGCGGAGACCTTCGTCTTCGAACCGCCGCCCGGGACGAACGTCACCCTGGCACGGACCTTTGCTCTCACCCCGATCTTGGTGGAGAGCCTTGACGAACTGGAGACATTCGCAGGCCCCGGCATCCCGGCGCCGTCCTGGATCCCTGAGGGGTACGCGTTCGTCGAGGCCCATCACATCCCTGCTCTCTCCACCACCGTGATCTATGCGCGGGAGGACGACGCCGACCAGATCAGGCTCACGGTCCGGCCTGCCGACCTCCCGGTCCCGCCCGTCCCCGAAGACGCCGAAGAGGTGATGGTCGACGGGGTGGAGGCCCGGTATTTCAGGGAAGACGGTGCCGCCATCTTCGTCTGGTCGGACGGCACGACGGCTTACCGGCTTGGGGGGCCGGAGCGGAGAGAGGTGATGGTGCGGATCGCCACCTCGGTCGGCCCCCTGGAGGGGAGGACGTGA
- a CDS encoding calcium-dependent protein kinase, with the protein MKKIILIAGVLALILVLAIFSLFPGDDGEGGPLPADLKGAGTAFEVSTAFPELTNASYPLYRTDVPTVTTQSVEEVAARFGMTGKAEVCNQRTGEIRVVDDSKDGPVRLSMYPASGAVLYEVPDRMFPDAVTEPPALPSRDEAIAIADAFLEERGLLPAGAEVSAVEVDQRHEVWQAGSSEPEEIYDVTLAVRYARTLDGVPVYGDEMAVTIGDGGDVVGMVRCWREVEAAGETPVISAEEAYDHLKAGKTVRPCEMSGYDRVSIEEISVGYWMEPRISEQNTVAPVWVFSGIAYHDGAEEPYREYVAAVEGEME; encoded by the coding sequence ATGAAAAAGATCATCCTCATCGCCGGCGTTCTCGCCCTCATCCTCGTACTTGCCATATTCTCACTCTTCCCCGGGGATGACGGAGAGGGCGGACCGTTGCCGGCAGACCTGAAGGGTGCCGGAACTGCGTTCGAGGTGTCGACAGCGTTTCCGGAGTTGACCAATGCATCGTACCCTCTGTACCGCACCGATGTGCCGACGGTGACGACGCAGTCGGTGGAGGAGGTCGCGGCACGGTTCGGGATGACCGGAAAGGCGGAGGTGTGCAACCAGAGGACCGGAGAGATCCGGGTGGTCGACGACTCGAAGGACGGTCCCGTACGCCTCTCGATGTATCCCGCCTCCGGGGCGGTTCTCTATGAAGTCCCTGACCGCATGTTCCCCGATGCCGTCACCGAACCGCCCGCCCTCCCTTCCAGAGATGAAGCGATAGCGATCGCCGACGCCTTCCTGGAGGAGCGGGGACTGCTGCCGGCCGGTGCGGAGGTGAGCGCCGTCGAGGTGGACCAGCGGCACGAGGTCTGGCAGGCGGGGAGCAGCGAACCCGAAGAGATCTACGATGTGACGCTCGCCGTCAGGTACGCGAGGACACTCGACGGCGTCCCGGTCTACGGCGACGAGATGGCGGTGACCATCGGCGACGGCGGCGATGTCGTCGGGATGGTGAGGTGCTGGCGTGAGGTCGAGGCTGCAGGGGAGACACCGGTCATCTCCGCAGAGGAGGCATATGATCACCTGAAGGCCGGAAAGACCGTTCGCCCCTGTGAGATGAGCGGGTACGACCGGGTATCGATCGAGGAGATCTCGGTCGGGTACTGGATGGAACCGAGGATCTCCGAACAGAACACCGTCGCGCCGGTCTGGGTCTTCTCGGGGATCGCCTATCATGACGGTGCCGAAGAACCGTACCGGGAGTACGTGGCGGCGGTTGAGGGAGAGATGGAATGA
- a CDS encoding winged helix-turn-helix transcriptional regulator has translation MQPKFVLFLIFTLLLFSPGYQATAKIVVEPIPAEIHPDRISLDDEEIVPIWHSSPMRLLTCFLLIYCPLLACPVELFYSLGIWTYLGYRRASRQRPFDNPNRWQIFTCIRENPGISVAEVVAATGVSRGTVHYHLAHLQKRNIIHKNIEGNSIGYFAYTNDFDVTEEHILMHLKNKTKKSLLSLLLETPGLSQSEVAEAIEVSRPTVCWHMERLIKDGVVESKKIEGRVRYRLTHDAWEMLEKERRSGGTKDDTTDSRPAAA, from the coding sequence ATGCAACCAAAATTCGTTCTTTTTTTGATATTCACACTTCTTCTCTTCAGTCCGGGGTATCAGGCAACGGCAAAGATCGTCGTCGAGCCCATACCTGCGGAGATTCACCCAGACAGGATCAGTCTTGACGACGAAGAGATTGTGCCGATCTGGCACTCCTCCCCCATGCGATTACTCACATGCTTCCTCCTCATCTATTGCCCCCTCCTCGCCTGCCCGGTCGAACTCTTCTACTCGCTCGGCATCTGGACCTACCTCGGCTACCGTCGCGCCTCGCGTCAACGCCCCTTCGACAACCCAAACCGGTGGCAGATCTTCACATGCATCAGGGAAAACCCAGGCATCTCCGTAGCCGAGGTCGTCGCCGCCACCGGGGTCAGCCGCGGCACGGTGCATTACCATCTCGCCCATCTGCAAAAGAGGAACATTATCCACAAAAACATCGAGGGAAATTCTATCGGCTACTTCGCATATACCAACGACTTCGACGTCACCGAAGAGCACATCCTCATGCACCTCAAAAACAAGACCAAAAAGAGTCTCCTCTCTCTTCTGCTGGAGACACCAGGACTCTCCCAGTCTGAGGTCGCCGAGGCGATCGAAGTATCGAGGCCGACGGTCTGCTGGCATATGGAGCGACTCATCAAAGACGGGGTGGTTGAGTCAAAGAAAATAGAGGGGAGGGTGCGGTACCGGCTCACCCACGATGCCTGGGAGATGCTTGAGAAGGAGAGGAGGAGTGGGGGGACCAAAGACGATACTACAGATTCCAGGCCGGCGGCGGCCTGA
- a CDS encoding winged helix-turn-helix transcriptional regulator, whose protein sequence is MHQNPAAISVLIMTLLLLWSPAAAKIVVEPAPAELPANVTFIDDEEFVPIWTVSPMRLLTYYTLIHCPALAVPVCLLYSSGILAFLGYRRASRQRPSDNPSRLQICACIKENPGITVPEIADATDFSRGTVNYHLFRLQRKGLVHRKGQGNTFGYFAYSDSLDATEEHLLMHLKNQTKKSLISLLIEAPCVSQSEAAEAIEVSRPTIAWHMERLIRDGLVEYRRDGRTVRYRLTDEAGEVLGKIRKGRTEEGLMDKGPATA, encoded by the coding sequence ATGCATCAAAACCCCGCCGCCATATCTGTCCTCATCATGACCCTGCTCCTCCTCTGGAGCCCGGCGGCGGCGAAGATCGTCGTCGAACCCGCACCCGCGGAACTGCCCGCCAATGTAACTTTCATCGACGACGAGGAGTTCGTGCCGATCTGGACTGTTTCGCCGATGCGGCTGCTCACCTACTATACCCTCATCCACTGCCCCGCCCTCGCCGTGCCGGTCTGCCTCCTCTATTCATCCGGCATCCTGGCATTCCTCGGCTACCGGCGTGCCTCGCGCCAACGTCCCTCCGACAACCCGAGCCGCCTACAGATATGTGCGTGCATCAAAGAGAACCCGGGCATCACCGTGCCCGAGATCGCCGATGCAACCGATTTCAGCCGCGGCACGGTGAACTATCACCTCTTCCGTCTGCAAAGGAAGGGCCTTGTTCACAGAAAGGGGCAGGGAAATACCTTCGGTTATTTTGCATACTCCGACAGCCTCGACGCCACAGAAGAGCACCTCCTCATGCACCTCAAAAACCAGACCAAAAAAAGTCTGATCTCTCTTCTGATTGAGGCACCGTGTGTCTCCCAGTCTGAGGCCGCCGAGGCGATCGAGGTATCGAGACCGACGATCGCCTGGCATATGGAGCGACTCATCAGAGACGGGCTCGTCGAGTACAGGAGAGACGGACGGACGGTGCGCTACCGTCTCACCGATGAAGCCGGGGAAGTGCTCGGGAAGATAAGGAAAGGAAGAACAGAAGAGGGTCTGATGGATAAAGGGCCTGCAACGGCCTGA
- the rsmA gene encoding 16S rRNA (adenine(1518)-N(6)/adenine(1519)-N(6))-dimethyltransferase RsmA produces MKARHDQHFLIDPRAVGRIVDLAGDLADRRVLEIGPGRGVLTAALLEAGARVVAVELDGSLVEELSFTFADEIEAGRLEIVHGDATRVAFPPFEIVVANLPYSASSPITFRLLEAGFERAVLMYQREFAERMAARVGTSACGRLSVMVQTYADVELCFNLGPGSFSPPPEVASTVVRLTPHEPPYFIADRKVYADVVRELFSHRRKTVKNGLRGAKGVFGKDELERAFAELPDELLSLRPEELSMMTFAMVANLLAPQEE; encoded by the coding sequence ATGAAAGCACGGCATGATCAACATTTTCTGATTGACCCGCGGGCGGTCGGCCGGATCGTTGATCTGGCAGGCGACCTTGCGGACCGACGGGTTCTGGAGATAGGCCCAGGGAGAGGTGTGCTGACCGCTGCCCTCCTTGAGGCCGGTGCCAGGGTGGTCGCCGTCGAACTCGACGGTTCCCTGGTGGAGGAACTCTCGTTCACGTTTGCCGACGAGATCGAGGCAGGACGTCTTGAGATCGTCCATGGCGACGCGACCAGGGTTGCGTTCCCGCCGTTCGAGATCGTCGTCGCAAATCTTCCCTATTCTGCCTCCTCACCCATCACCTTCCGTCTCCTCGAGGCCGGGTTCGAGCGGGCGGTGCTGATGTACCAGCGGGAGTTTGCGGAGCGGATGGCGGCGAGGGTCGGGACGTCGGCCTGCGGCCGTCTCTCGGTGATGGTGCAGACCTACGCCGACGTGGAACTCTGCTTCAATCTCGGTCCTGGCTCCTTCTCCCCGCCGCCGGAGGTCGCCTCGACGGTGGTGCGCCTCACCCCCCACGAACCGCCGTATTTCATTGCCGATCGGAAGGTGTATGCCGATGTGGTGCGCGAACTCTTCTCTCACCGGAGGAAGACGGTGAAGAACGGGCTGCGGGGGGCGAAGGGGGTCTTCGGGAAGGATGAACTGGAGCGGGCGTTTGCAGAACTCCCCGACGAGTTGCTTTCCCTGCGTCCCGAAGAACTCTCGATGATGACCTTTGCGATGGTCGCCAACCTCCTGGCGCCGCAGGAAGAGTGA
- a CDS encoding DUF655 domain-containing protein, which produces MKAEKKEIYAVVVDVLLQGRIDDQRRGFKREPVVQAVGTGQFKLLELIPKKGADIQIHDSVYIGDSERDKVERVKRRISYTDLTNTAKVELPFAIESIVKEDEARFVEFFNKAVPITPKLHMFHLLPGIGKKLMWELVEERNKKPYESFADIAQRIKSIPNPTKLIVGRVMEELEDPEVKYRLFTAR; this is translated from the coding sequence ATGAAGGCTGAGAAAAAGGAGATCTACGCGGTAGTTGTGGATGTACTTCTTCAGGGTCGTATTGATGATCAGCGACGCGGCTTCAAGCGCGAACCTGTCGTGCAGGCGGTGGGGACCGGGCAGTTCAAACTGCTCGAACTGATCCCGAAGAAGGGCGCCGATATCCAGATCCATGATTCGGTCTATATCGGTGATAGCGAGCGGGACAAGGTCGAGCGGGTGAAGCGTCGGATCAGCTATACCGACCTGACGAACACGGCGAAGGTCGAACTCCCCTTCGCGATCGAGTCGATCGTGAAGGAGGACGAGGCGCGCTTTGTTGAGTTCTTCAACAAGGCGGTTCCGATCACGCCGAAGCTCCATATGTTCCATCTTCTCCCCGGTATCGGGAAGAAACTCATGTGGGAACTGGTCGAGGAGCGGAACAAGAAGCCGTACGAGAGTTTCGCGGATATCGCTCAGCGGATCAAGTCCATCCCGAACCCGACCAAATTGATCGTCGGGCGGGTCATGGAAGAGCTCGAGGATCCCGAGGTCAAGTATCGTCTCTTTACGGCACGATGA
- a CDS encoding RNA polymerase Rpb4 family protein: MKVKGVISEERITLPEMKGQLAQVEARRLDAGQEMSYELRQSIEHANHLSKASAEHSRDLVDKLLTLEKMKPDIAFRIANIMPRSRDELRAIYAKERYTLTGEELDAILEMVITHL, translated from the coding sequence ATGAAGGTTAAAGGAGTAATTAGCGAGGAGCGGATCACCCTTCCGGAGATGAAGGGCCAGCTCGCACAGGTCGAAGCGCGGCGTCTCGATGCCGGGCAGGAGATGTCCTATGAGCTCCGTCAGAGCATTGAGCATGCCAATCACCTTTCCAAGGCTTCAGCCGAGCATTCACGCGACCTCGTGGACAAACTCCTCACTCTTGAAAAGATGAAACCTGACATCGCGTTCAGGATCGCCAATATCATGCCCAGATCACGGGATGAACTGAGAGCGATCTACGCCAAGGAGCGCTACACGCTCACCGGCGAGGAACTCGATGCTATTCTGGAGATGGTAATCACTCATCTCTGA
- a CDS encoding 50S ribosomal protein L21e, with amino-acid sequence MAHHNGPRKKTRYKLKKDLRRRGIVPPTAVIQKFEMGQKVHIVCEPSIQKGMPNRRFHGRTGTVVGQRGRAWLVEVPDGNSMKIVISRPQHLKPQKV; translated from the coding sequence ATGGCTCATCATAACGGTCCGAGGAAGAAGACGCGGTATAAGCTGAAGAAAGATCTCAGGCGCCGGGGCATTGTCCCGCCGACTGCGGTTATCCAGAAGTTCGAGATGGGACAGAAGGTCCACATCGTCTGTGAACCGAGCATCCAGAAGGGGATGCCCAATCGGAGGTTCCACGGGAGGACCGGAACGGTCGTCGGTCAGCGTGGCCGCGCCTGGCTCGTCGAGGTTCCCGATGGGAACAGTATGAAGATTGTAATTTCCAGACCACAACATCTAAAGCCTCAGAAAGTATAA
- a CDS encoding tRNA pseudouridine(54/55) synthase Pus10 has protein sequence MDLIETVGAVLEYGPICDHCLGRFFGKRSFGLSNDERGLALRTAHALAKNEPFTGEPEECWVCDRAFDQIAGWAARVVEALEGTEYATFLVGTRVPPLIAESEEMVWSDLSLTDPEPIKSELNREVGKAVSALTGKTVEFKRPDVVAILNLAEDRVEVEVNPVYFRGRYCKYERGIPQTHWDCRVCRGKGCERCNFTGKMYADSVEELIGRPAAEVFEAEAAILHGSGREDIDARMLGSGRPFVMELFNPKRREVDLAALEALINERADGRVAVELTGWSSHAEVETLKSNKAHKKYRILVEIDEDISLDELRSALDRLNGVTIHQRTPKRVAHRRADKIRERGVINIQSPGMQDGKFVIEVVGEAGLYIKELVSGDGGRTNPSLAGLLGKEARVTSLDVVLVEEPESGE, from the coding sequence ATGGATCTGATCGAGACGGTCGGGGCGGTCCTGGAATACGGCCCGATCTGCGACCACTGTCTCGGGCGCTTCTTCGGGAAGCGCTCGTTCGGGCTGTCGAACGACGAACGCGGTCTGGCCCTGCGGACCGCCCATGCCCTGGCGAAGAACGAACCCTTCACCGGAGAGCCGGAGGAGTGTTGGGTCTGCGACCGGGCCTTCGACCAGATCGCCGGGTGGGCGGCCCGCGTCGTCGAGGCCCTGGAGGGGACCGAGTATGCGACCTTCCTGGTCGGGACGCGGGTGCCCCCGCTCATCGCCGAGAGCGAGGAGATGGTCTGGTCCGACCTCTCCCTCACCGACCCCGAGCCGATCAAGTCGGAGCTGAACCGCGAGGTCGGCAAGGCGGTCTCGGCCCTGACCGGCAAGACGGTAGAGTTCAAGCGGCCCGACGTGGTCGCGATCCTCAACCTGGCCGAGGACCGGGTGGAGGTCGAGGTCAACCCGGTTTATTTCAGGGGCCGGTACTGCAAGTACGAGCGCGGGATCCCGCAGACCCACTGGGACTGCCGGGTCTGCCGCGGTAAAGGGTGCGAGCGGTGCAACTTCACCGGCAAGATGTACGCCGATTCGGTGGAAGAGCTCATCGGCCGCCCGGCGGCCGAGGTCTTCGAGGCCGAAGCGGCGATCCTCCATGGCTCGGGCAGAGAAGACATCGATGCCAGGATGCTCGGGAGCGGCCGGCCCTTCGTGATGGAACTCTTCAACCCGAAGCGTCGGGAGGTCGATCTTGCCGCCCTGGAGGCGCTGATCAACGAGCGTGCGGACGGCCGCGTTGCGGTCGAATTGACTGGATGGAGTTCTCACGCTGAGGTGGAAACCCTTAAATCGAACAAAGCGCATAAAAAATACAGGATTCTCGTAGAGATCGATGAAGATATTTCCCTGGACGAACTCAGATCCGCACTGGACCGGTTGAACGGTGTTACGATTCACCAGCGCACCCCGAAACGGGTGGCGCACCGCCGGGCCGACAAGATCCGAGAGCGCGGGGTTATAAATATTCAATCTCCGGGGATGCAGGACGGGAAGTTCGTCATCGAGGTCGTCGGCGAGGCCGGTCTTTATATTAAGGAACTGGTCTCCGGCGACGGCGGGAGAACGAACCCCAGTCTTGCTGGGCTCCTGGGCAAAGAAGCTCGAGTCACCAGCCTCGATGTAGTGCTGGTGGAAGAACCAGAGAGTGGTGAATGA
- the trmY gene encoding tRNA (pseudouridine(54)-N(1))-methyltransferase TrmY: MRRFVVVGHRGSTDPGFSLNDLPGAGRMDELCRCVAASLCLSHGMRRDAECWLVLLGEPKGPKTIGFSGAKVRNLSPDERNIAGLIKKALALPCGTTFREASPGVMVRKGGLDAVLAECPCGVLDEGGEDVREASSLPETVLLSDHLNFTEEEEELTGGLPAYSLGPRVLHADQAIVVLHNERDRRES, translated from the coding sequence ATGAGACGTTTTGTCGTGGTCGGGCACCGGGGGAGCACTGACCCCGGTTTTTCGCTGAACGATCTCCCTGGTGCCGGCCGGATGGACGAACTCTGCCGGTGCGTGGCGGCCTCCCTCTGTCTCTCCCATGGGATGAGGCGGGACGCCGAGTGCTGGCTCGTCCTGCTGGGCGAGCCGAAGGGTCCCAAGACGATCGGTTTTTCCGGGGCGAAGGTACGAAACCTCAGCCCCGACGAGCGCAACATTGCAGGCCTGATCAAGAAGGCCCTGGCCCTCCCCTGCGGGACGACCTTCAGGGAGGCGAGTCCGGGCGTGATGGTGCGGAAAGGAGGGCTCGATGCGGTGCTCGCGGAGTGCCCGTGTGGAGTTCTGGACGAAGGGGGCGAGGACGTGCGCGAGGCGTCGTCTCTTCCCGAGACGGTCCTCCTCTCCGACCACCTCAACTTCACCGAAGAGGAGGAAGAACTGACCGGCGGGCTTCCGGCCTACTCCCTGGGGCCGCGAGTCCTCCATGCGGATCAGGCGATCGTGGTGTTGCACAACGAACGTGACAGGAGAGAGAGCTGA
- a CDS encoding signal recognition particle protein Srp54 encodes MLDSLSSSLKDAVKKLAGKTVVDRAAVEELVRSLQRALLQADVNVKLVMQLSQSIKQRALEEEPPRGMSVREHVLRIVYQELVGLMGGAGKVDLAPQTILMAGLQGSGKTTTTGKLARYFKRKGLKVGVICADTFRPGAYQQLATLCAKVDVPIVGSPDEHDALKIVREGMKHFEETEVVIIDTQGRHALEDELIEEIININEIARPDHRWLVIDAALGQQAKEQARRFNEAIGIDGVLITKMDGTAKGGGALSAVSETKSGIVFIGAGETPDDLERFDPDGFISRLLGMGDLKALVERAEEVISEDEMDVNAILRGKFTLRDMYKQLEAVNKMGPLKQVMSMLPMGGMQIPDDAYDVTSTKMDRYKVIMDSMTPAELDDPQIISGPRVQRISQGSGVPPEDVRELLKYYRVMQRALKGMRGSKFSMQRMMKRFGKMQ; translated from the coding sequence GTGCTCGACTCGCTCAGTTCGTCTCTGAAAGACGCGGTCAAGAAACTCGCAGGCAAGACGGTCGTCGACCGGGCGGCAGTGGAGGAGCTGGTGCGCAGCCTCCAGCGCGCCCTTCTCCAGGCCGACGTCAACGTCAAGCTCGTCATGCAGCTCTCCCAGTCGATCAAACAGCGGGCCCTGGAGGAGGAACCCCCGCGCGGGATGAGTGTCCGCGAGCATGTGCTGCGGATCGTCTACCAGGAACTGGTCGGGCTGATGGGCGGCGCGGGCAAGGTCGACCTCGCCCCGCAGACGATCCTGATGGCCGGGCTGCAGGGGAGCGGCAAGACCACCACGACCGGGAAGCTCGCGCGCTACTTCAAGCGCAAGGGGCTGAAGGTCGGGGTGATCTGCGCCGACACCTTCAGGCCGGGCGCCTACCAGCAGCTCGCCACCCTCTGTGCGAAGGTGGACGTCCCGATCGTCGGCAGTCCCGACGAGCACGACGCCCTCAAGATCGTGCGCGAGGGGATGAAACACTTCGAGGAGACCGAGGTCGTCATCATCGATACCCAGGGGCGCCACGCCCTTGAGGACGAACTGATCGAGGAGATCATCAACATCAACGAGATCGCCCGTCCCGACCACCGGTGGCTCGTCATCGACGCGGCGCTCGGCCAGCAGGCCAAAGAGCAGGCGCGGCGGTTCAACGAGGCCATCGGGATCGACGGCGTGCTGATCACCAAGATGGACGGCACGGCCAAGGGCGGCGGCGCCCTCTCCGCGGTCTCGGAGACGAAGAGCGGGATCGTCTTCATCGGTGCCGGGGAAACCCCCGACGACCTGGAGCGGTTCGACCCCGACGGGTTCATCTCCAGGCTGCTCGGGATGGGCGACCTGAAGGCCCTGGTTGAGCGGGCCGAGGAGGTCATCTCCGAGGACGAGATGGACGTCAACGCCATCCTCAGGGGCAAGTTCACCCTCCGGGACATGTACAAACAGCTCGAGGCGGTGAACAAGATGGGGCCGCTCAAGCAGGTGATGTCCATGCTCCCGATGGGCGGGATGCAGATCCCGGACGACGCCTACGACGTCACCTCGACGAAGATGGACCGCTACAAGGTGATCATGGACTCGATGACCCCGGCCGAACTCGACGACCCCCAGATCATCTCAGGTCCCAGGGTCCAGCGGATCTCGCAGGGGTCGGGCGTGCCGCCCGAGGACGTGCGCGAACTGCTCAAATATTATCGGGTCATGCAGCGTGCGCTGAAGGGGATGCGGGGGAGCAAGTTCTCCATGCAGCGCATGATGAAACGGTTCGGGAAGATGCAGTAG
- the ftsY gene encoding signal recognition particle-docking protein FtsY: MFEGLKNKLQNIKEKFGHSIKDAAGEAVREEVRAEIPAPAQAEVVAPVFEPEEPAVEPSPEPAPEPEPAPRAPAPTAPVAPAKRPAEERTRFGGLVSRVKTLVLERELVISEKDIEEPLFELEMVLLENDVALEVTDAIIGYMREDLVGSHRKIGAPVDDIVMSALRGALLKVLGDGFDLLEYIRVHERPVKILITGVNGTGKTTSIAKMAHYLEANGYSVVLGAGDTFRAGAIDQIAEHGRRLDIKVIKHQEGSDPAAVLYDTVEYAKGHGIDVVLADTAGRFHNRKNLMNQLEKIRRVMKPDLVVYVDEAVAGNDAVVRAKDFNDLVGTDAVMLTKADMDSKGGAAISIAQTIGKPILFLGTGQAYSDIVPFKPDAVVGELLGAEE; encoded by the coding sequence ATGTTTGAGGGCCTGAAGAACAAACTGCAGAATATCAAAGAGAAGTTCGGCCACTCCATCAAGGACGCCGCCGGTGAGGCGGTCCGTGAGGAGGTCAGGGCCGAGATCCCGGCCCCTGCTCAGGCAGAGGTCGTTGCACCTGTTTTCGAGCCGGAAGAACCGGCGGTTGAACCTTCACCTGAACCCGCGCCCGAACCTGAACCCGCGCCCCGCGCCCCCGCACCAACGGCGCCTGTTGCGCCTGCAAAGCGGCCGGCAGAGGAGCGCACGCGGTTTGGCGGGCTGGTCTCCAGGGTCAAGACGCTGGTGCTCGAGCGCGAATTGGTGATCTCTGAGAAAGACATCGAAGAGCCTCTTTTCGAACTCGAGATGGTCCTCCTGGAGAACGACGTCGCCCTCGAGGTGACCGACGCGATCATCGGCTATATGCGCGAGGATCTCGTCGGGAGCCACCGCAAGATCGGCGCGCCGGTCGACGATATCGTGATGTCGGCGCTCAGGGGCGCCCTTCTGAAGGTTCTCGGAGATGGCTTCGATCTCCTGGAGTACATCAGGGTCCACGAACGTCCGGTGAAGATCCTGATCACCGGCGTGAACGGCACCGGGAAGACGACCTCCATTGCGAAGATGGCCCATTACCTCGAGGCGAACGGCTACTCGGTCGTGCTCGGGGCCGGGGACACCTTCAGGGCCGGGGCGATCGACCAGATCGCCGAACACGGCCGAAGGCTTGACATCAAGGTGATCAAGCACCAGGAGGGTTCCGACCCGGCGGCGGTCCTGTACGACACCGTCGAGTACGCGAAAGGACACGGGATCGACGTGGTCCTTGCCGACACGGCCGGCCGGTTCCACAACCGCAAGAACCTGATGAACCAGCTCGAGAAGATCCGGCGCGTGATGAAGCCCGACCTCGTCGTCTATGTCGACGAGGCGGTCGCGGGCAACGACGCCGTGGTGCGGGCCAAGGATTTCAACGATCTGGTCGGGACCGATGCCGTTATGCTCACCAAGGCCGACATGGACTCGAAGGGCGGTGCGGCGATCTCGATCGCCCAGACGATCGGCAAACCGATCCTCTTCCTGGGGACCGGGCAGGCCTACAGCGACATCGTGCCCTTCAAGCCCGACGCCGTGGTCGGCGAACTTCTCGGTGCGGAGGAATAG
- the pfdA gene encoding prefoldin subunit alpha has protein sequence MTESMEQADPRELQSLQYYLNEYGQQAEVFARQLEMMDQQRVEAFAAIETLRSLGEAQDGTVLLPLGGGVSVRATVPDPEKVLVAIGADVTVERSNEDAISFLEGRARELEASEKKVAETIENLKGQMNEIAARLDAAYRQQQQIAPGR, from the coding sequence GTGACTGAGTCCATGGAACAGGCCGACCCGAGGGAGCTGCAGTCGCTCCAGTATTATCTCAACGAGTACGGACAGCAGGCAGAGGTCTTTGCCAGGCAGCTGGAGATGATGGACCAGCAGAGGGTGGAGGCCTTCGCGGCGATCGAAACCCTCCGGTCCCTTGGCGAGGCGCAGGACGGGACAGTCCTTCTCCCGCTCGGCGGCGGCGTGAGTGTCAGGGCAACGGTCCCTGACCCTGAAAAAGTGCTGGTCGCCATCGGGGCGGATGTCACCGTCGAACGCAGCAACGAGGACGCAATCTCGTTCCTCGAGGGGCGGGCACGCGAGCTCGAGGCCTCGGAGAAGAAGGTCGCCGAGACGATCGAGAATCTGAAAGGCCAGATGAACGAGATCGCGGCCCGTCTTGATGCTGCCTACCGTCAACAGCAGCAGATAGCTCCGGGCAGGTAA